In Desulfomicrobium macestii, one genomic interval encodes:
- a CDS encoding periplasmic heavy metal sensor: MRKIILSFMLISLLLAAPLWAADNQSVQTQNPSYSGSGYGTEGMGPGMMGQGSGYHGRGSGMMGHDRDMGRGMRGYGREMGPDPQGWQDMPPEQRKQWRERRSQFMQEILPLRQELSAKQMELETLWEQENPDTEKVKALSDRIAELRSKLDRKHDEYLTQCRQAFGDRGWTCPGGGRW, from the coding sequence ATGAGAAAGATAATATTAAGCTTTATGTTAATATCGCTTTTGCTGGCAGCCCCTTTGTGGGCGGCTGATAATCAATCGGTGCAGACACAAAACCCATCCTATTCAGGTTCCGGATACGGAACTGAAGGCATGGGGCCGGGAATGATGGGCCAAGGATCAGGGTACCACGGTCGAGGATCTGGAATGATGGGCCATGATCGCGACATGGGCCGTGGGATGCGCGGGTATGGTAGAGAGATGGGGCCTGACCCGCAAGGCTGGCAGGACATGCCCCCTGAGCAGCGCAAGCAATGGCGCGAGAGGCGTTCCCAGTTTATGCAGGAGATCTTACCGTTGCGACAGGAGTTGAGCGCGAAACAAATGGAGCTGGAGACGCTCTGGGAACAGGAAAATCCAGATACTGAGAAGGTAAAGGCGCTGTCGGATCGCATAGCGGAACTGCGCTCCAAATTGGATCGGAAACATGACGAATATCTGACCCAGTGCCGACAGGCGTTTGGAGACCGCGGCTGGACTTGTCCGGGCGGCGGTCGATGGTGA